One part of the Odontesthes bonariensis isolate fOdoBon6 chromosome 13, fOdoBon6.hap1, whole genome shotgun sequence genome encodes these proteins:
- the gsr gene encoding glutathione reductase, mitochondrial isoform X1 gives MHRGGNAINTNKSMLLKRLYRLLPNVSLALPRHKVIRRSMASDQETVRFDFLVVGGGSGGLAGARRAAELGASTAVIESHKLGGTCVNVGCVPKKVMWNAAVHAEYLHDHSDYGFEAGNFRFSWETLKAKRDAYVTHLNRIYRNNLDKAKIHSIQGYARFTDDPDPTVEVNGRKYTAPHILIATGGQPSVLTDDEIPGACLGITSDGFFEIETLPKRSVIVGAGYIAVEMAGILATLGSKTSLIIRQTGVLRNFDAFISANCTKELQNNGIDLWKNTQVKSVSKTDRGLEVTLVTKDPEKKDDEEKISTIEEVDCLLWAIGRQPNTSGLNIGGIGVDTDERGHIIVDEYQNTTRPGIYAVGDVCGKALLTPVAIAAARKLSHRLFEGKKDSKLDYSTIPTVVFSHPPIGTVGLTEEEAIKSNGKENVKIYKTSFTPMYHAITSRKSLCIMKLVCVGKEEKVVGLHMQGLGCDEMLQGFAVAIKMGATKADFDKTVAIHPTSSEEFVTMR, from the exons ATGCATCGGGGGGGAAATgccataaacacaaacaaaagcatGCTGCTCAAAAGACTCTACAGACTGCTTCCTAACGTTTCACTGGCTTTACCGCG GCACAAAGTCATCCGCCGCAGCATGGCCTCGGACCAGGAGACGGTCCGGTTCGACTTTCTGGTGGTCGGCGGCGGGTCTGGAGGTCTGGCTGGGGCTCGGCGGGCGGCGGAGCTCGGAGCGTCCACCGCCGTCATCGAGAGCCACAAACTCGGAGGTACCTGC GTCAATGTTGGCTGTGTTCCCAAGAAG GTTATGTGGAATGCAGCAGTTCATGCAGAGTATCTACATGATCACAGCGATTATGGCTTTGAAGCTGGAAATTTTCGTTTCAGTTGGGA AACTCTTAAGGCCAAAAGAGATGCATATGTAACACACCTAAATCGCATTTACCGCAACAATCTTGACAAG GCTAAAATCCATAGCATTCAAGGCTATGCCAGGTTTACAGACGACCCTGATCCTACTGTGGAGGTTAATGGAAGAAAGTACACGGCACCTCACATCCTCATAGCCACTGGAGGGCAGCCTTCTGTTCTGACTGATGATGAAATTCCAG GGGCATGTCTGGGCATCACGAGTGATGGCTTTTTTGAAATCGAAACCCTTCCGAA GCGCAGTGTGATTGTTGGAGCTGGTTATATTGCAGTGGAAATGGCAGGCATTCTTGCCACCTTGGGCTCCAAAACATCCCTCATTATTCGGCAGACAGGA GTTTTGAGGAACTTTGATGCCTTCATAAGCGCAAACTGCACCAAAGAACTGCAAAACAACGGCATCGATTTGTGGAAGAACACTCAGGTGAAGTCTGTGAGTAAAACAGACCGAGGCCTGGAGGTGACGCTCGTCACCAAAGACCCAGAGAAGAAGGACGACGAGGAGAAGATCAGCACCATCGAGGAAGTGGACTGCCTTCTCTGGGCCATTGGCAGGCAGCCCAATACGTCTGGACTGAATATCGGAGGCATA GGCGTGGATACAGACGAAAGAGGCCATATCATTGTGGATGAATATCAGAACACTACTCGACCGGGCATCTACGCTGTCGGGGACGTTTGCGGCAAAGCTCTTCTCACACCTG TTGCCATTGCTGCAGCCAGAAAGTTGTCACACAGACTCTTTGAGGGCAAAAAGGACTCTAAGTTGGATTATTCCACCATCCCAACAGTGGTTTTTAGCCACCCACCCATCGGTACTGTGGGCCTCACGGAGG AGGAGGCCATTAAATCCAACGGAAAGGAGAACGTGAAAATCTACAAGACCTCTTTTACTCCAATGTATCATGCTATCACAAGCAGGAAGAGTCTGTGCATCATGAAGCTAGTGTGTGTGGGCAAGGAAGAGAAG GTGGTGGGCCTGCACATGCAGGGTCTCGGCTGTGACGAGATGCTGCAGGGCTTTGCTGTGGCCATCAAAATGGGGGCTACTAAAGCAGACTTTGATAAGACCGTCGCCATTCACCCCACCTCATCTGAGGAGTTTGTCACGATGCGTTAA
- the gsr gene encoding glutathione reductase, mitochondrial isoform X2: MWNAAVHAEYLHDHSDYGFEAGNFRFSWETLKAKRDAYVTHLNRIYRNNLDKAKIHSIQGYARFTDDPDPTVEVNGRKYTAPHILIATGGQPSVLTDDEIPGACLGITSDGFFEIETLPKRSVIVGAGYIAVEMAGILATLGSKTSLIIRQTGVLRNFDAFISANCTKELQNNGIDLWKNTQVKSVSKTDRGLEVTLVTKDPEKKDDEEKISTIEEVDCLLWAIGRQPNTSGLNIGGIGVDTDERGHIIVDEYQNTTRPGIYAVGDVCGKALLTPVAIAAARKLSHRLFEGKKDSKLDYSTIPTVVFSHPPIGTVGLTEEEAIKSNGKENVKIYKTSFTPMYHAITSRKSLCIMKLVCVGKEEKVVGLHMQGLGCDEMLQGFAVAIKMGATKADFDKTVAIHPTSSEEFVTMR; encoded by the exons ATGTGGAATGCAGCAGTTCATGCAGAGTATCTACATGATCACAGCGATTATGGCTTTGAAGCTGGAAATTTTCGTTTCAGTTGGGA AACTCTTAAGGCCAAAAGAGATGCATATGTAACACACCTAAATCGCATTTACCGCAACAATCTTGACAAG GCTAAAATCCATAGCATTCAAGGCTATGCCAGGTTTACAGACGACCCTGATCCTACTGTGGAGGTTAATGGAAGAAAGTACACGGCACCTCACATCCTCATAGCCACTGGAGGGCAGCCTTCTGTTCTGACTGATGATGAAATTCCAG GGGCATGTCTGGGCATCACGAGTGATGGCTTTTTTGAAATCGAAACCCTTCCGAA GCGCAGTGTGATTGTTGGAGCTGGTTATATTGCAGTGGAAATGGCAGGCATTCTTGCCACCTTGGGCTCCAAAACATCCCTCATTATTCGGCAGACAGGA GTTTTGAGGAACTTTGATGCCTTCATAAGCGCAAACTGCACCAAAGAACTGCAAAACAACGGCATCGATTTGTGGAAGAACACTCAGGTGAAGTCTGTGAGTAAAACAGACCGAGGCCTGGAGGTGACGCTCGTCACCAAAGACCCAGAGAAGAAGGACGACGAGGAGAAGATCAGCACCATCGAGGAAGTGGACTGCCTTCTCTGGGCCATTGGCAGGCAGCCCAATACGTCTGGACTGAATATCGGAGGCATA GGCGTGGATACAGACGAAAGAGGCCATATCATTGTGGATGAATATCAGAACACTACTCGACCGGGCATCTACGCTGTCGGGGACGTTTGCGGCAAAGCTCTTCTCACACCTG TTGCCATTGCTGCAGCCAGAAAGTTGTCACACAGACTCTTTGAGGGCAAAAAGGACTCTAAGTTGGATTATTCCACCATCCCAACAGTGGTTTTTAGCCACCCACCCATCGGTACTGTGGGCCTCACGGAGG AGGAGGCCATTAAATCCAACGGAAAGGAGAACGTGAAAATCTACAAGACCTCTTTTACTCCAATGTATCATGCTATCACAAGCAGGAAGAGTCTGTGCATCATGAAGCTAGTGTGTGTGGGCAAGGAAGAGAAG GTGGTGGGCCTGCACATGCAGGGTCTCGGCTGTGACGAGATGCTGCAGGGCTTTGCTGTGGCCATCAAAATGGGGGCTACTAAAGCAGACTTTGATAAGACCGTCGCCATTCACCCCACCTCATCTGAGGAGTTTGTCACGATGCGTTAA